In the genome of Azospirillum thermophilum, one region contains:
- a CDS encoding FkbM family methyltransferase, with amino-acid sequence MVFVSYAQNFEDALLWRALKHVSKGTYIDIGAWDPNYDSVSKAFYEQGWRGIHVEPNLRYADALRRDRPDELVLQAAVLDHPEGLTYYEIVDNPGMSTVKADIAEERRRQGYNFVVHDVPSITLDHVLGRSATDDIHWLKIDVEGAEAAVLRGWTKSKRRPWIIVIEAIDPVNRSENYREWESLILSKGYVFVYFDALNRYYLSKAHLDLKEHFRYGLCLFDEVQACENNWTAGAIVQRYKGELEQVRAEADAHSREAESRFLAERGRLQETESELRGNLEESHAALNHVHHELGKARQERDAAQAELATTQSAFQAKQEILTQTQQELVRTRQELDTTQGDLRRSQEILDRVQQDLVQAHRDREAAQAELATTQGALQESRNILTQVQLDLVQAHRDREAVQAERTALQTALHEKQDALDRTRQDLVRVQQDHEAVQAERTALQAALHEKQDALDRTRQDLVRVQQDHEAVQAERTALQAALHEKQDALDRTRQDLVRVQQDHEAVQAERTALQTALHEKQDALDRTRQDLVRVQQDHEAVQAERTALQTALHEKQDALDRTRQDLVRIQQDHEAVQAERTALQAALHEKQDALDRTRQDLVRIQQDHEAVQAERTALQAALHEKQDALDRTRQDLVRTRQDLVRIQQDHEATQAELATACAELRENRQVLEPTRNALARTRTLLDMARRELAQRREGEAERSDPELDSLALLNALTWRFGPAADCRSPALVEIRRSVEQLGGVVVPDGAPFAADVNVVGALPATPPDVREAWPLLVEHGWTETGVPAEWVDRANERLGGIACISRHSLKTLVDQGLSIPAAVVGIGVDHWEAVATAPGVVAPGKGFRFLHVSFRTADTGLDLLLESFGYVFSDEDDVSLIVVQNGPDMPGTMAQLDQLRSGNPHYPHVVVIGTALGDGELKALYEQCDVFVAPVRRPGLDQTIAQAFLSGLPVIATGWGDHLDYCDDTNAWLVDFHYRRAPVPGTPAMCVLADPIAGSLDNCLWSAYRAMPAERREKAAAGRRRLLAHFTWKDAAIRLASLGGAVRDGLVGGTGPVRMAWITTWNEKCGIATYSEHLLAAIPSKEVYIFAPRKEPLVPDGPNCLRNWTVEKVRNGFDQVLDDVAALSIDAVVIQFNYGFFNHFELNDFIESCADRGVTVFIDLHSTIDPYDGMDNFRLSDFIGGLRKCRRILAHTLGDMERLKTLGLVDNVLLFPHGAMNKVHLSDLHTQNTPPLIASFGFCLPNKGLVELVEAVGILKQRGKTVHVRMLNAEHPAGVSAQEVQKIREAIDRLDLAAEIDFRTEFLADEVCLPLLAEADLVVNPYQKTSESASGSVRYGLSVGRPVAVTPLPFFDDLGDAVFRLPGITPEHMADGIAEALEHIGQGTETARRVEGAARAWIETHDYARQGLRLARMARAFARVPARQEELHPGADTGLLCLSG; translated from the coding sequence ATGGTTTTCGTCTCCTATGCCCAGAATTTTGAAGATGCTCTGCTGTGGCGGGCCCTGAAGCACGTCAGCAAAGGCACATACATCGACATAGGGGCATGGGATCCCAATTACGACTCGGTGAGCAAGGCCTTCTACGAGCAGGGTTGGCGCGGCATACATGTCGAACCCAACTTGCGATACGCCGACGCGCTGCGCCGCGACCGTCCTGATGAACTCGTTCTGCAGGCCGCGGTCCTGGATCACCCTGAAGGGCTGACCTACTATGAAATCGTGGACAATCCCGGCATGTCCACGGTAAAGGCCGACATTGCCGAGGAACGGCGGCGCCAGGGCTATAATTTCGTGGTCCATGATGTTCCGTCGATCACTCTGGACCATGTTCTGGGGCGATCTGCGACCGATGACATACACTGGCTGAAAATCGATGTCGAAGGCGCTGAGGCCGCTGTCCTCAGAGGCTGGACAAAGTCCAAGCGGCGCCCCTGGATCATAGTCATCGAAGCAATAGATCCGGTAAATCGTTCTGAAAACTACAGAGAATGGGAGAGTTTGATTCTCTCTAAAGGATACGTATTTGTTTATTTCGATGCGCTAAATCGTTATTATTTGTCAAAGGCCCATCTTGATCTGAAGGAACATTTCCGTTACGGGCTTTGCCTTTTTGATGAAGTCCAGGCATGCGAGAACAACTGGACGGCTGGCGCCATTGTGCAACGCTACAAGGGCGAGCTGGAACAGGTGCGGGCTGAGGCCGATGCCCACAGCCGGGAAGCCGAGAGTCGCTTCCTCGCGGAACGCGGCCGGCTCCAGGAAACGGAATCGGAGCTGCGCGGCAATCTCGAGGAATCACACGCGGCACTGAACCATGTGCATCATGAGCTTGGCAAGGCACGACAGGAACGAGATGCGGCACAAGCAGAGCTCGCAACCACACAAAGCGCCTTCCAAGCAAAGCAGGAAATCCTGACCCAGACGCAGCAGGAGCTTGTCCGGACCCGGCAGGAGTTGGATACGACACAAGGAGATTTGCGCAGGAGCCAGGAAATCCTGGACCGGGTGCAGCAGGATCTCGTCCAGGCCCATCGGGACCGCGAGGCGGCACAGGCCGAGCTCGCAACCACGCAGGGTGCTCTTCAAGAAAGTCGCAACATACTGACCCAGGTCCAACTGGATCTCGTCCAGGCGCACCGGGACCGCGAGGCGGTGCAGGCCGAGCGCACCGCCCTGCAGACGGCGCTCCACGAAAAGCAGGACGCCCTCGACCGGACCCGGCAGGACCTCGTCCGGGTCCAGCAGGACCACGAGGCGGTGCAGGCCGAGCGCACCGCCCTGCAGGCGGCGCTCCACGAAAAGCAGGACGCCCTCGACCGGACCCGGCAGGACCTCGTCCGGGTCCAGCAGGACCACGAGGCGGTGCAGGCCGAGCGCACCGCCCTGCAGGCGGCGCTCCACGAAAAGCAGGACGCCCTCGACCGGACCCGGCAGGACCTCGTCCGGGTCCAGCAGGACCACGAGGCGGTGCAGGCCGAGCGCACCGCCCTGCAGACGGCGCTCCACGAAAAGCAGGACGCCCTCGACCGGACCCGGCAGGACCTCGTCCGGGTCCAGCAGGACCACGAGGCGGTGCAGGCCGAGCGCACCGCCCTGCAGACGGCGCTCCACGAAAAGCAGGACGCCCTCGACCGGACCCGGCAGGACCTCGTCCGGATCCAGCAGGACCACGAGGCGGTGCAGGCCGAGCGCACCGCCCTGCAGGCGGCGCTCCACGAAAAGCAGGACGCCCTCGACCGGACCCGGCAGGACCTCGTCCGGATCCAGCAGGACCACGAGGCGGTGCAGGCCGAGCGCACCGCCCTGCAGGCGGCGCTCCACGAAAAGCAGGACGCCCTCGACCGGACCCGGCAAGACCTCGTCCGGACCCGGCAAGACCTCGTCCGGATCCAGCAGGACCACGAGGCGACGCAGGCCGAACTCGCCACCGCATGCGCCGAGCTGCGCGAGAATCGTCAGGTGCTGGAACCGACCCGAAACGCCCTGGCCAGAACCCGTACCTTGCTCGATATGGCCCGGCGTGAATTGGCCCAGCGGAGAGAGGGCGAAGCGGAGCGGAGCGATCCGGAACTGGACAGCCTCGCCCTCCTGAACGCTTTGACGTGGCGCTTCGGCCCTGCCGCCGATTGTCGTTCACCTGCCTTGGTCGAAATCCGGCGCAGCGTGGAGCAACTCGGCGGTGTCGTCGTTCCGGACGGAGCGCCCTTTGCTGCCGATGTGAACGTGGTCGGGGCGTTGCCCGCCACGCCACCCGATGTCCGGGAGGCGTGGCCCCTGTTGGTGGAGCATGGCTGGACGGAGACCGGCGTCCCAGCCGAGTGGGTCGACCGCGCCAACGAACGGCTGGGTGGCATCGCCTGCATCTCGAGGCACAGCCTGAAGACCCTGGTCGATCAGGGGCTTTCCATTCCTGCAGCCGTCGTCGGCATTGGAGTGGACCACTGGGAGGCCGTGGCGACCGCTCCGGGAGTCGTTGCCCCGGGCAAGGGCTTCCGCTTCCTGCACGTCTCGTTCAGGACAGCGGACACAGGCCTCGACCTGCTGCTGGAATCGTTCGGGTATGTGTTCAGCGACGAGGACGACGTGTCCCTGATCGTCGTGCAGAACGGCCCGGATATGCCCGGGACCATGGCCCAACTCGACCAGCTTCGAAGCGGCAACCCGCATTACCCGCATGTCGTCGTGATCGGCACGGCCTTGGGTGACGGCGAATTGAAGGCGCTCTACGAGCAGTGCGACGTCTTCGTCGCTCCCGTCCGCAGGCCGGGCTTGGACCAGACGATTGCGCAGGCATTCCTGTCCGGACTGCCGGTGATTGCGACCGGCTGGGGCGACCACCTCGATTATTGCGACGATACGAACGCCTGGCTCGTCGATTTCCACTACCGGCGGGCTCCTGTCCCCGGTACTCCGGCAATGTGCGTTCTGGCCGATCCCATCGCAGGTTCGCTCGACAATTGCTTGTGGAGCGCCTACCGAGCCATGCCGGCCGAGCGCCGGGAGAAGGCCGCGGCCGGCCGTCGCCGGCTTCTCGCCCACTTCACCTGGAAGGATGCGGCGATACGCCTGGCGTCGCTGGGCGGGGCCGTACGGGACGGACTCGTCGGCGGAACGGGACCGGTCCGGATGGCGTGGATCACGACCTGGAACGAAAAGTGCGGGATCGCCACTTATTCAGAGCATCTGCTCGCGGCCATCCCCTCGAAGGAAGTCTACATCTTCGCCCCGCGCAAGGAACCGCTGGTGCCCGATGGCCCCAACTGCCTCCGGAACTGGACTGTCGAGAAGGTCAGGAACGGCTTCGATCAGGTACTGGACGATGTGGCCGCACTGTCGATCGACGCCGTCGTCATCCAATTCAATTACGGCTTCTTCAACCACTTCGAACTGAACGACTTCATCGAGTCGTGCGCCGACCGGGGAGTGACGGTCTTCATCGACCTGCATTCGACCATCGATCCCTATGACGGGATGGACAACTTCCGCTTGTCGGACTTCATCGGCGGACTCCGGAAGTGCCGCAGAATTCTGGCGCATACTTTGGGCGACATGGAACGCCTCAAGACGCTCGGACTCGTCGACAATGTCCTGTTGTTCCCGCACGGCGCCATGAACAAGGTCCATCTTTCCGACCTGCACACACAAAACACGCCGCCGCTGATCGCCTCGTTCGGCTTCTGCCTTCCCAACAAGGGGCTGGTGGAACTGGTGGAGGCCGTCGGGATCCTGAAGCAGCGGGGGAAGACCGTGCACGTACGCATGCTCAATGCTGAGCATCCCGCCGGCGTGTCGGCGCAGGAGGTGCAGAAGATCCGGGAGGCAATCGACCGCCTCGATCTCGCCGCCGAGATCGATTTCCGCACTGAATTCCTGGCGGACGAGGTCTGCCTCCCACTGCTCGCCGAAGCCGACCTCGTGGTCAACCCCTATCAGAAGACGAGCGAATCCGCGAGCGGGTCCGTCCGGTACGGGCTGTCGGTCGGCCGTCCCGTCGCCGTGACGCCGCTGCCGTTCTTCGACGATCTGGGCGACGCGGTATTCCGCCTCCCCGGCATTACGCCGGAGCATATGGCCGATGGCATCGCCGAGGCCCTGGAGCACATCGGGCAGGGAACCGAAACGGCCAGACGGGTCGAGGGGGCGGCCCGAGCCTGGATCGAGACCCATGACTACGCCCGGCAGGGACTCCGCCTCGCCCGGATGGCCCGCGCCTTCGCCCGGGTCCCGGCACGACAGGAGGAACTCCATCCGGGCGCCGATACGGGCCTGCTGTGCCTGAGCGGAG
- a CDS encoding DUF4214 domain-containing protein: MDNSSTEECKVHNIIRGAFINTAEEKCSIYESGRMVYNCINSSNVYTLDYFPIDKIDVGALASEGVVRLLDGTLDDEPPSYDFWIFNWHFITMASRIDLESIGRLPGIKFSILLEVEPGNPLRHVAIDVFDGYIALDPSTPATGKIFPFPRPLPGEPHRPAERNGIPVISSFGFGTPGKGFPLLVELVNREFDQAVVRVNIPPGTYTSSFDGIHGTAYPQYLAALCRRIAKPGIDVRFSYDFLSPDELLEWCSESDLNCFLYTRRQAGLSATTDQAILSGRPLLTGTNDTFRHIHKYIPPYPVMTLREALDTSAPSVRRLQQDWSSQSFTRTFERMLATFGIAAASGEKGDTPLQQSVRPLPVLVLSFEEAGGTSILFHETRLVDCLGRSGVYDVRLVRRDELDDFAAQDTGYRPAAVVVTGFRGDPGTLDSALPFVTGPKIILCGEAPEGGPVARGEDIFVLPRRPIIPYFTIGAARRPGPPRIWLIGFAADDSNLGEMLERISRDVGEAEVFVEAPGPVGAKLEIRLAALGWYHDPTRAVTVSVRSLPGDATAIIEEMAADSMAVFYHDPSRGEELESLACLALTTERPVVFTHAAPFPQFLGKGTCVEDVSFAEIMAMGVAAHIALYADFGEWQTFAGIDRILSQKIKVWPAMGILDSLPALEGDAFVDGAYRAVLGRIPDPAGYAHHLALLNGGMPKAELVGSLFLSPEGRERQTAIYGPIPGLDGLTALEGGAFVDGAYRAVLGRTSDPAGHAHHLALLNGGMSKAELVGSLFLSPEGQERHLQNRRPAAGTAGELPSLFGGAFVDRAYRAVLGRAPDPDGYAYHVARLKNGHSRAEMIGILFLSEEGLARQAAVHGPMAGLDELPVLEGATFIHRAYWGVLGRMSDPEGFAHHLALLDSGVSKAELVGNLFLSPEGLARQTAPDTRLPGADLLLALRDAHAPAVAEPLPSPPAEAPPSAEPSGEEAPVSEAPAPVEAAPPLPSPPPPSPPAPPIVLKDTESGRSIFVLVEASDSPQVVLPNFVLGLGQELLAQGEILRFVRWSPELKKFVLLRRDELNRLSWAPHDLRHLELHSVRDEPPVLLDAPFTPGRDWLLVPGTVRATPSVSYLFETDLIIEARRLRLGTAFVFHDADPLRRPSCAGEEAAAFELYMQALLLADVLIPASTMAENDLLGFLTQHQRADRVPLIRRIPFAADAPSPAGAAGPDAVRRLRGLLSEASDSARHPTPLYLCLDAGTPSRADVLFAQRLAHAFAVRGIGVVPAAWDCEAGRLVPAAMADLARLELVGGAGVWSEWIGPQETGAPGWVVVPRGVRGAALTGLSVYAKANGLRVAAILTDAGGASEDAGPCFEEIARFDKVLCASDGAFDAFYRFLLSWRGKLFCAEDRFKRLASANEIPERLRPGAPRRSGPGALRIHAVVEPGYAVHLGPLAMAVAEAARQATGGIALTISGVAPDTALAGALKGHAGFELRFDQDRDGAVAGRCREDADVVISLSGDGARAPAVADSLWLGVPCLVLDEGPGTAGHAPGLVLASLRDQAAVRIAILKLLDQDWRSCLAREALALPVRTWNAYARDIAVELATDRLAETLCVPERRMRRDIYAALPNLRRRPRLSICISTYKRAGWVALSLQNIFAQIGSPRSDLEVLVVDNTSPDNTPEVVKPYLDRPDFTYVRNPKNVGMLGNLAVTAQRARGEYIWILGDDDLTRAGTIDRILRILDEHPGIGLIYMNYGYSSENNPGSITDLQGFLDGYNTLEPPGPDEVAPVKHLAAKCENFFTAIYSHVYRRDHGLRSYCQDTSGRIFATMVSCVPTAYYVLHYMADEPAYWIGEPSLVVNSNVSWVDYGAMLELEHLPNCWDLAERAGCDPAEVDRRRANRLWLVEMMWRELFENDRVGNSAYVSPPRLLLRLKHLGELDKYIPNFRAIYDRARREGHPAALLPTEVLFSAFGG, encoded by the coding sequence ATGGACAATTCGAGCACAGAAGAATGCAAGGTCCATAATATTATTCGTGGCGCTTTCATAAATACAGCAGAGGAAAAGTGCAGTATTTATGAAAGCGGCCGCATGGTCTATAATTGCATCAATAGTTCTAATGTATACACACTAGATTATTTCCCGATCGACAAAATCGATGTTGGAGCGCTCGCATCGGAGGGGGTCGTCAGGCTTCTTGACGGCACGCTTGATGACGAGCCGCCGAGTTATGATTTCTGGATATTCAATTGGCACTTCATTACGATGGCCTCTCGCATCGACCTTGAGAGCATCGGAAGGCTTCCCGGCATCAAGTTTTCCATCCTGCTCGAGGTCGAGCCCGGAAATCCATTGCGCCACGTGGCCATCGACGTGTTCGACGGCTATATCGCCCTGGATCCGTCGACGCCTGCGACGGGCAAGATTTTTCCGTTTCCCCGCCCGCTGCCGGGAGAACCGCACCGCCCCGCGGAGAGGAACGGCATCCCGGTCATCAGTTCCTTCGGCTTCGGCACTCCCGGCAAGGGATTCCCGCTTCTCGTCGAACTGGTCAACCGGGAGTTCGATCAGGCGGTCGTCCGCGTGAATATTCCACCGGGCACCTATACGTCCTCCTTCGACGGGATCCACGGAACGGCGTATCCGCAGTACCTCGCCGCCCTGTGCCGGAGAATCGCCAAGCCCGGCATCGACGTCCGCTTCAGCTATGACTTCCTGTCGCCGGACGAACTGCTCGAATGGTGTTCCGAAAGCGACCTGAACTGTTTCCTGTACACGCGGCGCCAGGCCGGGTTGTCGGCGACCACGGATCAGGCGATCCTGTCAGGACGCCCGTTGCTGACCGGAACCAACGACACGTTCCGGCATATCCACAAATATATCCCCCCCTATCCCGTGATGACCCTGCGGGAGGCGCTCGATACCAGCGCGCCGTCCGTCCGCCGCCTGCAACAGGATTGGTCCTCCCAGTCGTTTACGCGGACGTTCGAGCGCATGCTCGCGACCTTCGGCATCGCCGCGGCGTCCGGGGAGAAGGGGGACACGCCGCTCCAGCAATCGGTCCGTCCGCTTCCGGTGCTGGTCCTCTCCTTCGAGGAGGCCGGCGGGACATCCATCCTCTTCCATGAGACCCGGCTCGTGGATTGCCTGGGGCGCTCCGGTGTCTACGATGTCCGCCTGGTCCGCCGTGACGAGCTGGACGACTTCGCGGCGCAGGATACCGGTTACAGGCCGGCGGCCGTGGTCGTGACGGGCTTCCGGGGTGATCCGGGAACACTGGACAGTGCCCTGCCCTTTGTCACCGGGCCGAAGATCATTCTGTGCGGCGAAGCTCCGGAAGGCGGCCCGGTTGCCCGGGGTGAGGACATCTTCGTCCTGCCGCGCCGCCCGATCATTCCCTATTTCACGATCGGTGCGGCCAGGCGGCCCGGGCCGCCGCGCATCTGGCTGATCGGGTTCGCGGCTGATGATTCGAACCTCGGGGAGATGTTGGAAAGGATCAGTCGGGACGTCGGCGAGGCCGAGGTGTTCGTCGAGGCTCCCGGGCCGGTCGGGGCGAAGCTGGAAATCCGCCTCGCCGCGCTCGGGTGGTATCATGATCCGACACGCGCCGTGACGGTTTCGGTACGCTCCCTGCCCGGTGACGCCACAGCCATCATTGAGGAGATGGCGGCGGATTCCATGGCCGTCTTCTACCATGATCCGAGCCGGGGCGAGGAACTCGAGAGCCTGGCTTGCCTCGCCCTGACGACGGAGCGGCCGGTCGTCTTCACGCACGCGGCGCCCTTCCCGCAGTTCCTCGGCAAAGGCACCTGTGTCGAGGATGTCTCGTTCGCCGAGATCATGGCAATGGGCGTCGCCGCTCATATCGCGTTGTACGCCGACTTCGGGGAATGGCAGACTTTCGCCGGGATCGACCGGATCCTGTCGCAGAAAATCAAGGTTTGGCCGGCTATGGGCATTCTGGACAGTCTTCCCGCGCTCGAGGGAGACGCTTTCGTCGACGGGGCCTACCGGGCCGTCCTCGGCCGCATTCCCGATCCGGCGGGGTATGCGCATCATCTGGCCCTGCTGAACGGTGGCATGCCGAAGGCCGAACTGGTGGGCAGCCTCTTCCTCTCCCCGGAAGGGCGGGAGCGGCAGACGGCCATCTACGGACCGATTCCCGGCCTGGACGGGCTGACGGCCCTGGAGGGAGGCGCTTTCGTCGACGGGGCCTACCGGGCCGTCCTCGGCCGCACGTCCGATCCGGCGGGACATGCGCATCACCTGGCCCTGCTGAACGGTGGCATGTCGAAGGCCGAACTGGTGGGCAGCCTTTTCCTTTCTCCGGAAGGGCAGGAGCGCCATCTGCAGAACCGGAGGCCGGCCGCGGGCACGGCGGGCGAGCTTCCATCGCTTTTCGGAGGCGCCTTCGTCGATAGGGCCTACCGGGCGGTCCTCGGCCGCGCGCCCGATCCGGACGGCTATGCCTACCATGTGGCCCGGCTGAAGAATGGCCATTCGAGGGCCGAGATGATCGGCATCCTGTTCCTGTCCGAGGAAGGACTGGCCCGCCAGGCGGCCGTTCACGGGCCGATGGCCGGCCTCGACGAGCTGCCTGTTCTCGAAGGGGCGACCTTCATTCATCGGGCCTATTGGGGTGTCCTCGGCCGCATGTCCGACCCGGAGGGCTTCGCCCATCATCTGGCCCTGCTGGACAGTGGTGTGTCGAAGGCGGAGCTGGTGGGCAACCTCTTCCTCTCCCCGGAGGGGCTGGCCCGCCAGACGGCCCCCGATACCCGGCTTCCCGGAGCGGATCTCCTGCTGGCATTGCGGGATGCCCACGCTCCTGCCGTGGCCGAGCCCCTCCCCTCTCCCCCGGCGGAGGCCCCGCCGTCGGCAGAGCCTTCGGGCGAGGAGGCTCCCGTGTCGGAGGCGCCCGCCCCGGTCGAGGCGGCACCGCCCCTCCCTTCTCCGCCTCCCCCTTCTCCGCCCGCTCCGCCGATCGTCCTGAAGGACACGGAGAGCGGCCGCAGCATCTTCGTTCTGGTCGAAGCCTCGGACTCGCCGCAGGTCGTGCTGCCGAACTTCGTCCTCGGCCTGGGCCAGGAGCTGCTCGCCCAGGGAGAGATCCTCCGCTTCGTCCGCTGGAGCCCCGAGCTCAAGAAGTTCGTGCTTCTGCGCCGGGACGAGCTGAACCGGCTGTCCTGGGCCCCCCATGACTTGCGCCACCTGGAACTCCACTCCGTCCGCGACGAACCGCCCGTCCTTCTCGACGCGCCCTTCACCCCGGGACGCGACTGGCTGCTCGTCCCGGGAACGGTGCGGGCGACGCCCAGCGTTTCCTACCTGTTCGAGACCGACCTGATCATCGAGGCGCGCCGGCTGCGGCTCGGCACGGCCTTTGTGTTCCACGACGCCGACCCCCTGCGGCGGCCCTCCTGCGCCGGTGAGGAGGCGGCGGCATTCGAGCTGTACATGCAGGCTCTCCTGTTGGCCGACGTCCTCATTCCCGCGTCGACGATGGCGGAAAACGACCTGCTCGGCTTCCTCACGCAGCACCAGCGCGCCGACCGGGTGCCGCTGATCAGGCGAATTCCCTTCGCCGCGGACGCTCCCTCTCCTGCGGGAGCCGCCGGGCCGGATGCGGTCCGGCGCCTGCGAGGTTTGCTGAGCGAGGCATCCGACAGTGCCAGGCACCCGACGCCGCTCTATCTCTGCCTGGATGCCGGGACGCCCAGCCGGGCTGACGTCCTGTTCGCCCAACGTCTGGCTCACGCCTTCGCGGTGAGAGGGATCGGCGTCGTTCCCGCTGCCTGGGACTGCGAAGCCGGGCGGCTGGTTCCTGCGGCGATGGCAGATCTTGCCCGTCTGGAGTTGGTGGGCGGGGCAGGCGTCTGGTCGGAATGGATCGGCCCGCAGGAGACCGGGGCGCCGGGCTGGGTGGTCGTCCCCAGGGGCGTTCGCGGAGCGGCGCTTACAGGTCTTTCCGTCTACGCCAAGGCCAACGGGTTGCGGGTCGCCGCCATCCTGACCGACGCCGGGGGCGCGTCCGAGGATGCCGGCCCCTGTTTCGAGGAGATTGCCCGCTTCGACAAGGTGCTGTGCGCATCGGACGGGGCCTTCGACGCTTTCTACCGTTTCCTGCTGTCCTGGCGCGGCAAGCTCTTCTGTGCCGAGGATCGCTTCAAGCGGCTGGCCTCGGCGAACGAGATCCCGGAGCGGCTGCGGCCCGGTGCGCCCAGGCGGTCTGGGCCCGGCGCGCTCCGGATCCACGCGGTGGTCGAGCCGGGCTACGCCGTTCATCTCGGCCCGCTGGCCATGGCGGTGGCCGAGGCGGCACGGCAGGCGACCGGCGGCATAGCGCTCACCATATCCGGTGTGGCGCCGGATACGGCCCTCGCCGGCGCGCTGAAGGGCCATGCCGGCTTCGAACTGCGCTTCGACCAGGATCGCGACGGGGCGGTTGCCGGGCGCTGCCGGGAGGACGCGGATGTCGTCATCTCGCTCAGCGGCGATGGCGCACGAGCCCCGGCGGTGGCCGACAGCCTTTGGCTGGGCGTTCCCTGCCTCGTCCTGGACGAGGGGCCCGGCACGGCCGGCCACGCGCCTGGTCTGGTGCTGGCCAGCCTGCGGGATCAGGCGGCGGTCAGGATCGCGATCCTGAAGCTGCTGGATCAGGATTGGAGGAGCTGCCTCGCCCGCGAGGCTCTCGCCCTGCCGGTGCGGACATGGAACGCCTACGCGCGGGACATAGCCGTCGAACTGGCCACCGACCGGCTGGCGGAGACCCTGTGCGTACCGGAAAGGCGGATGCGGCGCGACATCTATGCGGCGCTGCCGAACCTGCGGCGGCGGCCCAGGCTGTCCATCTGCATCAGTACCTACAAGCGTGCCGGCTGGGTGGCGCTGAGCCTGCAGAACATCTTTGCGCAGATCGGTTCCCCGCGCTCCGATCTGGAAGTCCTGGTGGTCGACAATACCTCACCCGACAACACGCCGGAGGTGGTGAAGCCGTACCTGGACCGTCCGGACTTCACCTATGTCCGCAACCCGAAGAACGTGGGCATGCTCGGCAACCTCGCCGTCACCGCGCAGCGGGCGCGGGGCGAGTATATCTGGATTCTCGGCGACGACGATCTCACCCGGGCCGGCACGATCGACCGGATCCTCCGGATCCTGGACGAGCATCCTGGCATCGGCCTCATCTACATGAATTACGGTTACAGCTCCGAGAACAATCCGGGCTCCATCACCGACCTCCAGGGTTTCCTCGACGGGTACAACACGCTCGAGCCGCCCGGTCCGGACGAGGTCGCTCCGGTCAAGCATCTGGCAGCCAAGTGCGAAAACTTCTTCACGGCGATCTACTCGCATGTCTATCGGCGGGACCATGGGCTGCGGTCCTACTGCCAGGACACCAGCGGCCGCATCTTCGCGACCATGGTCTCCTGCGTCCCGACGGCCTACTACGTCCTGCACTACATGGCGGACGAGCCGGCCTACTGGATCGGCGAGCCGTCGCTCGTCGTCAATTCGAACGTGTCCTGGGTCGACTACGGCGCGATGCTGGAGCTGGAGCATCTTCCGAACTGCTGGGATCTGGCGGAGCGGGCGGGCTGCGACCCGGCGGAGGTGGATCGCCGGCGCGCCAACCGCCTGTGGCTCGTCGAGATGATGTGGCGTGAGCTTTTCGAGAACGACCGCGTCGGGAACAGCGCCTACGTCTCTCCACCCCGGCTGCTCCTGCGCCTGAAGCACCTGGGTGAACTCGACAAGTACATTCCCAACTTCCGGGCCATCTACGACCGTGCGCGCCGGGAGGGCCATCCCGCCGCCCTGCTGCCGACGGAAGTCCTGTTCAGCGCCTTCGGGGGCTGA